Proteins from a genomic interval of Halomonas alkaliantarctica:
- a CDS encoding S-(hydroxymethyl)glutathione dehydrogenase/class III alcohol dehydrogenase, with protein sequence MKSRAAVALEAGKPLELVEIDVEGPKAGEVLVKMAATSVCHTDAYTLSGADPEGNFPAVLGHEGAGVVQEVGEGVTSLKPGDHVIPLYTAECGKCKFCLSGKTNLCGSVRATQGKGVMPDGTSRFSLDGKMLHHYMGTSTFSEYTVLPEVSLAVVSKEAPMDKICLLGCGVTTGIGAVLNTAKVEPGATVAVFGLGAIGLAVIQGAVMAKAGRIIAIDVNADKFELAKQFGATDFVNPKEYSDPIQQVIVDLTDGGVDYSFECIGNVNVMRSALECCHKGWGESIIIGVAGAGEEISTRPFQLVTGRVWKGSAFGGVKGRSELPGYVDRYMNGEINIDDFITHDMPFEKINEAFDLLHAGKSIRTVLHY encoded by the coding sequence ATGAAGTCACGCGCAGCTGTTGCATTGGAAGCGGGTAAGCCACTTGAACTGGTTGAGATCGATGTTGAAGGCCCAAAAGCTGGCGAAGTACTGGTTAAAATGGCTGCTACGAGCGTTTGCCATACCGATGCTTACACGCTTTCTGGTGCTGATCCAGAGGGTAATTTCCCCGCCGTCTTGGGTCACGAAGGTGCAGGTGTCGTTCAGGAAGTTGGCGAGGGCGTTACCAGCCTTAAGCCGGGTGACCATGTCATTCCCCTTTACACCGCCGAGTGCGGCAAGTGTAAATTCTGTTTATCGGGTAAAACCAACCTGTGCGGCAGCGTGCGTGCTACCCAAGGTAAAGGGGTAATGCCCGACGGTACCTCGCGTTTCTCACTCGATGGCAAGATGCTTCATCACTACATGGGTACCTCCACATTTAGTGAGTACACCGTGTTGCCCGAAGTATCCCTGGCGGTAGTGTCTAAAGAAGCGCCCATGGATAAAATCTGCCTGCTAGGCTGTGGAGTGACCACCGGCATCGGGGCGGTGCTGAATACCGCTAAAGTAGAGCCGGGTGCAACGGTAGCGGTATTTGGTCTCGGGGCTATCGGTTTGGCCGTCATTCAAGGCGCGGTAATGGCTAAAGCAGGCCGTATTATTGCTATCGATGTCAACGCCGATAAATTCGAGCTGGCCAAACAGTTTGGCGCCACCGACTTTGTGAACCCGAAAGAGTACTCAGACCCCATCCAGCAGGTCATCGTCGACCTGACCGATGGCGGCGTCGACTACTCCTTTGAGTGTATCGGCAACGTCAACGTGATGCGTTCGGCGCTGGAGTGCTGCCACAAGGGCTGGGGCGAATCGATCATCATTGGTGTCGCTGGAGCCGGTGAAGAGATCTCGACACGGCCATTCCAACTGGTTACCGGGCGGGTCTGGAAAGGCTCCGCGTTTGGCGGCGTCAAAGGGCGTAGCGAACTGCCGGGCTATGTTGACCGTTATATGAACGGCGAAATCAATATCGACGATTTCATTACCCACGATATGCCGTTTGAGAAAATCAACGAAGCGTTTGATTTGTTACATGCGGGCAAGAGCATTCGTACCGTGCTGCATTACTAG